One region of Gossypium raimondii isolate GPD5lz chromosome 6, ASM2569854v1, whole genome shotgun sequence genomic DNA includes:
- the LOC105774129 gene encoding transcription factor TGA7, whose translation MSSLSTELTRRKAMYEQLHQINKWGDTFNGEDSPKTGSSTVLQVDVRLENKAEYISSEKTEPSRSDQGTNKPTDKIQRRLAQNREAARKSRLRKKAYVQQLESSRLKLAQLEQELERARQQGLYISSASTGYFGLSAAANAGITAFEMEYGNWVEEQNKKICELRSALQAHITDIELRILVENSLNHYCNLFHIKADAAKADVFYLISGIWRTTAERFFHWIGGFRPSELLNVVMSQIEPLTDQQQLEVYNLQQSSLQAEDALSQGIDRLQQNLAESVATDLSSGNYRAQLAAAIDKLQALEGFVKQADHLRQQTLQQMARILTTRQAARGLLALGEYFHRLRALSSLWSARPREPA comes from the exons ATGAGCTCTCTGTCAACCGAACTTACGAGAAGGAAGGCAATGTATGAGCAACTCCACCAGATAAACAAGTGGGGAGACACCTTCAACGGTGAAGACAGTCCAAAAACGGGATCATCGACAGTTTTACAAGTGGATGTTAGGCTAGAAAACAAG GCCGAATATATATCTTCCGAGAAAACCGAACCTTCCAGAAGTGATCAAGGAACAAATAAGCCAACAGATAAG ATACAGAGACGTCTGGCACAAAATCGTGAAGCTGCTCGCAAAAGTCGTCTGCGGAAAAAG GCCTATGTTCAACAATTAGAATCGAGTCGTTTGAAACTAGCTCAATTGGAGCAAGAGCTCGAAAGAGCTAGGCAGCAG GGGCTATACATAAGCAGTGCATCTACTGGTTATTTTGGACTGTCTGCAGCTGCAAATGCTG GTATTACTGCTTTTGAGATGGAATATGGGAACTGGGTTGAAGagcaaaataaaaagatttgtGAACTTAGAAGTGCTCTCCAAGCACACATTACTGATATAGAGCTCCGCATTCTGGTAGAAAATAGCTTGAACCACTATTGCAATTTGTTCCACATTAAAGCGGATGCTGCAAAGGCAGACGTCTTCTATTTGATCTCAGGCATTTGGAGAACTACAGCCGAGCGTTTTTTCCACTGGATTGGAGGATTCCGTCCATCAGAACTCTTGAAC GTTGTCATGTCACAAATTGAGCCTTTGACCGATCAACAACAGTTGGAGGTTTATAACCTTCAACAATCTTCTCTACAAGCTGAAGATGCTCTTTCTCAGGGAATAGATAGACTTCAGCAGAACTTAGCCGAGAGTGTAGCAACAGATTTGAGTTCAGGAAACTACAGAGCTCAACTAGCTGCTGCAATAGATAAATTGCAAGCCCTAGAGGGCTTTGTGAAGCAG GCTGATCACCTTCGCCAGCAGACTTTGCAACAGATGGCTCGAATCTTAACAACCCGTCAAGCAGCTCGAGGTTTACTTGCTTTGGGGGAATACTTCCATCGTTTACGTGCTCTCAGTTCACTTTGGTCTGCACGCCCACGCGAACCTGCCTAA
- the LOC105772318 gene encoding RHOMBOID-like protein 8, which yields MEGEASVNKLHTQIEIKPQGQEPPPTYSSVVDNSEMDIQPEGKLPFFKSRYRQRASDTWLISLLVILHLVAFITTTLFNYFSTGSVFFQPLSENPLLGPSASTLDKVGALRRAFLVQNHLNWRFFVCPWLHAGIIHFAINISCMIFIGIHLERDYGPLRIGVIYLLSAFFGSLVCSLFVRNNPVVTSSGALFGLLGTMLSGLIRNWKVYSSKGAALAALITVLATNFLLGLLPYIDNFANIGAFISGLLLGFVLLLTPQIRQMSKNKAGLFECGVKHSKSTIKLKQKLALDRPILRSISLILFVILLSGCLVALFLGIDINHYCGWCRFIDCIPYKRWNCNDGPNTCEIMKSNSEMTLTCLYNGNTRVFPFTNISQARINDLCGMIC from the exons aTGGAAGGGGAAGCCTCAGTCAATAAGCTCCATACCCAGATCGAAATCAAGCCCCAAGGCCAAGAACCGCCGCCCACATACTCCTCCGTCGTCGACAATTCCGAAATGGACATCCAGCCTGAAGGAAAGCTTCCTTTCTTCAAGTCCCGCTACCGGCAGAGGGCATCGGACACATGGCTCATCTCTCTGTTGGTCATCCTTCATCTCGTGGCTTTTATAACCACCACTCTCTTCAACTATTTCTCGACGGGCAGTGTCTTCTTTCAGCCTCTCTCTGAGAATCCCCTGCTTGGTCCCTCTGCTTCCAC GCTAGATAAAGTTGGGGCACTGCGAAGGGCATTTTTGGTTCAGAACCACCTAAATTGGCGTTTCTTCGTATGCCCCTGGTTACATGCTGGGATCATACACTTTGCCATCAATATCAGCTGTATGATCTTTATTGGAATCCATTTAGAGAGAGACTATGGACCTT TGAGGATTGGGGTAATCTACCTACTTTCGGCATTCTTTGGTAGCTTGGTATGTTCACTTTTTGTTCGAAATAACCCTGTAGTTACTTCCTCTGGTGCTTTGTTCGGATTACTTGGAACGATGCTTTCTGGGCTTATTCGTAACTGGAAAGTTTACTCAAGCAAG GGTGCAGCTTTGGCAGCACTTATAACAGTTCTGGCGACGAATTTCCTCCTTGGATTGCTACCATACATCGACAATTTTGCAAATATTGGTGCCTTTATATCCGGACTTCTACTCGGGTTTGTGCTTTTGCTCACCCCTCAGATTAGGCAAATGTCTAAAAACAAAGCAGGGCTGTTTGAATGCGGTGTCAAACATTCCAAGAGTACCATTAAACTGAAGCAGAAACTGGCACTAGACAGGCCGATTCTGAGGAGCATTTCTCTTATACTGTTTGTTATTCT GCTTTCTGGATGTCTTGTAGCATTATTCCTAGGCATTGATATAAACCATTATTGCGGATGGTGTAGATTCATTGACTGTATCCCTTACAAAAGGTGGAACTGCAATGATGGACCAAATACATGTgag ATCATGAAGAGCAACTCAGAGATGACATTGACCTGTTTGTATAATGGCAACACCAGGGTCTTCCCTTTCACCAACATTTCACAGGCAAGGATAAATGACTTGTGCGGTATGATCTGCTGA